A stretch of the Capsicum annuum cultivar UCD-10X-F1 chromosome 10, UCD10Xv1.1, whole genome shotgun sequence genome encodes the following:
- the LOC107843877 gene encoding putative late blight resistance protein homolog R1A-3 — protein sequence MAYTGVNYSLNHLVRLLSTPGLTSSKESQIPMLKLELGFLRTFLWWTAKHCRENGNLEALLLQIEVVARNAVSHIQPILLKSVEDRAKELDQRSAEVLHHVQLLKPEIEKAYIKVAKSSPHVPDALMVVEFMNSLIDNLKDLLRYRDPSTFSELRPFVTKLRFLRNLLSFVATRCIDQEKLKDLTNHTEGIAIEAACIPFMCAFDPKDGKSTISIKDKLTELTRKIKPSTPDIRRIYMGVLGALSRLTTETDISDPDLASFIDTLQDCLVDLQDNQQIWMDSLKVNFEVLHHELTFLSSFAKDPPNQFIESDKSESDDPKADPIQVLLGKIRDWSSTSDAHSFKDYTESLTFKGQFTHIQDLAVKVGCTIFFFFDFNELEEHKLVEAETTLVDLIKKIKLLKSEIGVPIPLTLPEVNIIRIDYLGFIRNFRELLDQQAGPVNCLKRRALGIADELEYLSSFLKNCGENLATQLMTAAYRGEYVIESLLLRDGTVFNHSLSLIDAVGEMKRIRREVMAFNQKMRYVTEPKVVNLTMPSRDMINVAKQEELVGFTDERHRLIDELTRGSSQLSVIAIVGKPGVGKTTLAKRFYNDPGVSNHFDICAFLTVSRVYDNRELLLEILRDITGHNDTVDGRIFSDLPEMLVERLHGKRFLIVMDDVWDAEAWNVLSASLPKDDSTGSRILLTTRSDDVAQYTAAGFQLHNIHHLRPLGEEDSWILLEKKIFQQESCPPELKGLAKQLSKKTKGLPFAIILVAGILANAEKTAEHWTEVQKSLDQTKIGGNDQDLSSIIGMSYQGLPDCLRHCFLYFGAFPQDDEILTSKLIRLWIAEGLIQQTEGKSLEDVAVDYLMLLIGRGLIMAEQKSSKDRVKSCRVRDLISEFCLAKAKQENVYRLMDGYGEVSTVDGFDHRGADSNIPVSVTCDHRRLLISSNWWANTSLEVSGPLVRSLVVTGRRSDFPRSHVSSLYHNFKLLRVLDLGSVNVGNDFPVGLENMTLLKYLEVRGEVTSVPSSIGSLQRLETFVTIGLRGEVALPDAIWNLRNLRHLRIDSCASFGAPAYRQEISGKLLSNLRTMSTPILSYSKDSEEILRRLRRLEKLKCICLFQERLLPRLDLLPQLVSLKLFGDGPALFPDFHWRELKFPSSLRRLTLSGCRLPWNKISIIGRQLHNLKVLKLQNNAIEGSHWVMKVGDFPRLNLLKLDTLDLEVWSVKRSFDSFFRGPFPSLERLELQKCKKLKELPAELKKCKKLKEIKVKWCNPFLQHSASRIMEKLSSQQDT from the coding sequence ATGGCATACACTGGTGTTAACTATTCCCTGAATCATCTGGTCCGCCTGCTGAGCACTCCGGGCCTGACTTCCTCGAAAGAATCCCAGATCCCTATGCTTAAACTGGAGCTGGGCTTCCTGAGAACTTTTCTCTGGTGGACGGCAAAACACTGTAGGGAGAATGGGAATTTGGAAGCTCTCTTACTGCAAATAGAAGTTGTGGCACGAAATGCAGTAAGTCACATCCAACCCATTCTTCTGAAGAGCGTTGAAGACAGAGCCAAAGAATTGGATCAGCGGTCTGCTGAAGTACTGCATCACGTGCAACTTCTCAAGCCAGAGATTGAAAAGGCTTACATCAAAGTTGCAAAGTCTTCTCCTCATGTACCGGACGCATTGATGGTGGTGGAGTTCATGAACTCTCTGATTGACAATCTGAAGGATCTGCTTCGCTATCGGGACCCTTCCACTTTTTCAGAACTCAGACCATTTGTAACTAAGCTAAGGTTCTTGAGAAATCTTCTTAGCTTTGTAGCTACACGATGCATCGACCAGGAGAAGCTGAAAGATCTCACCAATCATACTGAAGGGATAGCTATCGAAGCAGCATGTATTCCTTTCATGTGTGCGTTTgatccaaaagatggaaaaagtaCAATTTCCATCAAGGACAAGCTCACGGAACTGACGCGGAAAATTAAGCCCAGCACTCCAGACATCAGAAGGATTTACATGGGAGTCCTCGGAGCATTGAGTCGATTGACAACAGAGACTGACATTTCAGATCCAGACTTGGCATCCTTCATAGACACTCTCCAAGATTGTCTGGTAGATTTACAAGACAACCAGCAAATTTGGATGGACTCGTTGAAGGTTAACTTTGAAGTCCTCCACCACGAACTCACCTTCCTCAGTTCTTTTGCTAAGGACCCGCCAAATCAATTCATTGAGAGTGACAAGTCGGAGTCGGATGATCCAAAAGCTGACCCAATTCAAGTTCTCTTGGGAAAGATAAGAGATTGGAGCAGCACTTCTGATGCTCATTCCTTCAAGGACTATACAGAAAGTTTGACATTCAAAGGTCAGTTCACCCATATTCAAGATCTGGCTGTTAAGGTGGGATGtaccatctttttcttctttgatttcaaCGAGCTGGAAGAGCACAAGCTTGTCGAAGCAGAAACTACACTTGTTGATCTAATCAAAAAGATCAAGCTCCTTAAGTCGGAGATCGGAGTTCCCATCCCACTGACATTGCCTGAGGTTAATATCATAAGGATAGATTACCTGGgttttataagaaattttagaGAGCTACTTGACCAGCAGGCAGGTCCAGTCAATTGCCTGAAGCGTCGTGCACTGGGAATTGCTGACGAGCTGGAATACCTAAGTTCTTTTCTCAAAAATTGTGGAGAGAATCTTGCAACCCAACTAATGACTGCTGCGTACAGAGGTGAATATGTCATTGAGTCGTTGTTGCTAAGAGACGGCACTGTATTCAACCATTCACTTTCTCTTATTGATGCTGTTGGAGAAATGAAGAGAATCAGAAGGGAGGTCATGGCGTTTAACCAAAAGATGAGGTATGTTACTGAGCCGAAGGTTGTTAATTTGACAATGCCCTCCAGAGACATGATAAATGTTGCTAAGCAGGAGGAACTGGTGGGCTTTACGGACGAAAGGCACAGATTAATTGATGAACTGACAAGAGGATCTAGTCAGTTAAGTGTCATAGCAATTGTTGGCAAGCCTGGAGTTGGTAAGACAACTCTTGCTAAGAGGTTCTACAATGATCCTGGAGTTTCCAACCATTTTGATATTTGTGCTTTCCTCACTGTTTCTCGGGTCTATGACAATCGAGAATTATTACTTGAGATTTTACGTGATATCACTGGGCATAATGACACAGTTGATGGAAGGATCTTTTCTGATTTGCCGGAAATGCTGGTCGAGCGTCTACATGGAAAGAGATTCCTCATCGTAATGGATGATGTGTGGGACGCTGAAGCATGGAATGTTTTGAGTGCATCCCTTCCAAAGGATGATAGCACAGGAAGTAGGATTCTCTTGACAACTCGATCAGATGATGTGGCTCAGTATACTGCAGCAGGCTTtcaactacataatatacatcaTCTTCGACCTCTTGGAGAAGAAGATAGTTGGATATTACTTGAGAAGAAGATTTTCCAACAAGAATCTTGTCCTCCAGAGCTGAAGGGACTAGCGAAGCAACTTTCCAAGAAAACTAAGGGGCTACCGTTTGCAATAATTCTGGTTGCTGGTATTCTTGCTAATGCAGAGAAAACAGCAGAGCATTGGACAGAAGTACAAAAATCGCTAGACCAAACCAAGATTGGTGGTAACGACCAAGATTTGTCCAGTATTATTGGAATGAGTTACCAGGGTTTACCAGATTGTCTGAGGCATTGCTTCCTCTATTTCGGAGCATTCCCACAGGATGATGAAATTCTGACATCTAAGTTGATCAGGTTGTGGATTGCAGAAGGATTAATACAACAAACCGAAGGGAAGAGCTTAGAGGATGTGGCAGTGGATTACCTAATGCTCCTAATTGGAAGAGGTCTTATTATGGCGGAGCAAAAGAGCTCAAAGGATCGGGTGAAATCATGTAGAGTCCGTGACCTGATAAGTGAATTTTGCTTAGCTAAAGCCAAACAGGAAAATGTTTATCGGCTGATGGACGGTTACGGAGAAGTCTCTACTGTGGATGGTTTTGATCATCGCGGTGCTGATTCCAATATCCCAGTCTCCGTAACATGTGATCATCGCCGGCTGCTCATTTCATCTAATTGGTGGGCTAATACTTCATTAGAAGTTTCTGGTCCACTTGTCCGCAGCCTGGTGGTAACTGGCAGGAGATCTGATTTTCCCCGGTCTCATGTCTCATCTCTGTATCACAACTTCAAACTTCTCAGAGTTTTGGATTTAGGGAGTGTAAATGTGGGGAATGACTTTCCAGTTGGGCTTGAAAACATGACTCTGTTGAAATACTTAGAAGTTCGGGGAGAAGTGACTTCAGTGCCGTCTTCCATTGGCAGCCTCCAGAGATTGGAAACTTTTGTTACAATAGGATTACGGGGAGAAGTTGCACTACCTGATGCTATTTGGAACCTGAGAAATTTGAGGCATTTGCGTATAGACAGCTGTGCTTCTTTTGGTGCCCCTGCCTATAGACAAGAAATTTCAGGGAAGCTGCTGTCCAACCTGAGGACAATGTCGACTCCAATTCTAAGCTACTCGAAAGATTCAGAAGAGATACTGAGAAGGTTACGACGTCTTGAGAAACtgaaatgcatctgtcttttccAAGAGAGACTGCTTCCCAGACTGGACCTTCTACCTCAACTTGTCTCTCTCAAGCTATTTGGCGATGGTCCCGCTCTCTTTCCAGATTTCCATTGGCGGGAATTGAAATTCCCTTCAAGCCTCAGAAGGTTGACCCTCTCAGGGTGTCGCCTGCcatggaataaaatatcaattattGGGAGGCAACTTCACAATCTTAAGGTCCTGAAATTGCAGAACAACGCGATTGAGGGTAGTCATTGGGTGATGAAAGTTGGTGATTTTCCCCGTCTTAACTTGTTGAAATTAGATACACTAGACCTTGAGGTATGGTCCGTTAAGCGCTCTTTCGATTCTTTCTTCAGAGGGCCGTTTCCCAGCCTTGAGCGACTGGAGTTGCAGAAATGTAAGAAACTGAAGGAGCTCCCCGCTGAGCTGAAGAAATGTAAAAAACTAAAGGAGATCAAGGTGAAGTGGTGCAACCCATTCCTTCAACATTCAGCCAGCAGAATTATGGAAAAACTATCTTCACAGCAggacacctaa
- the LOC107843878 gene encoding uncharacterized protein LOC107843878 → MALASFRTDNASKLEELYGELKSGGNGRIILTGKDVEIEGLTWIATKSSGCAIVEGYFDFTILWELSFPNSDIRYIDDERLACKLSAFSPPDEWGLENNTKEDKETRTKKLLEILESKKVLLIFVDSAGKVDELSMNVVSRRIRE, encoded by the coding sequence ATGGCGCTAGCATCTTTCCGTActgataatgcctcaaaattggAGGAGTTGTATGGTGAGTTAAAATCTGGAGGTAATGGGAGGATCATTCTCACTGGGAAAGACGTCGAAATTGAGGGCTTAACATGGATTGCAACAAAGTCAAGCGGTTGTGCTATTGTAGAAGGATATTTTGATTTCACAATATTGTGGGAGCTATCCTTTCCAAACAGTGATAttagatatattgatgatgaaagACTAGCTTGTAAGTTGTCTGCTTTTTCTCCTCCCGATGAATGGGGGCTTGAAAATAACACAAAGGAGGATAAAGAGACTAGGACAAAAAAGTTATTGGAGATACTCGAAAGCAAGAAGGTTCTTTTGATATTTGTAGACAGCGCAGGTAAAGTGGATGAGCTGAGCATGAACGTGGTATCTCGTCGCATTAGAGAATAA
- the LOC107844687 gene encoding LOW QUALITY PROTEIN: putative disease resistance protein At4g19050 (The sequence of the model RefSeq protein was modified relative to this genomic sequence to represent the inferred CDS: deleted 2 bases in 1 codon), translating into MVRNARHGQGPGSDHDSNILLFRLSTDMFSLRSTYSRHNDTGLQSKLLLENILMDFCCYENKFPFKRGSAHYRELITYWIVEGFLGPFDCFENAYEKGHRVIMVLSHHGFIENQQAGYVKMLDLSSCCCCRIEETVRLGLANVFEGDLGRIAHADGVVRTLGKAEKGKKSSTLLIDRNFLNREVPFDLFQSMREIEALAIFNPTSKPEPLSLDMQNLRLLVLRGCNFLGGIENLLDLRSTVSDKTFIPETLFLKYLVLALLTIPDNLFEYMPQIRSLNLSSLQVASLPSSLYQLTELVRLILRDCSSLKEIRSIKSMTKLQVLDLSGSTSLGKFFDKNFATNKELQMLNLSKTKIKWFPLINGLGKLTYLLLRDCKSLSRLHMISSVSSLRILDLSGATNFVEFHDQSLGKLGSLEETNVSQIQIEKLPLDICNIGRLSLRGCSKFKDFPHLKNPDRLQFLDLSATNLISVPSISNLSNLRELFLSCCRSLVRLGDLSSLKNLLVLDLSGCKALTKLADNSFENMHCLQKLDLSETNIEYLPSLSHLTDLRHLFLQKCTNLKIFPSLDSLTNLEELNLSGLKCQGEVDVDFLKNMVTHFPSLSNLEKLKHLSLRGCQHLPNLEGVTTLEVLDLSGSPIVDLPSFENFHNLRSLLLRDCSNIKDFKDLEISEVLKGSIEKLPYGISRLTCLNRLELPKMKDGENEDENGTCHPKELLHCPWRISSWPLEEVSSSRMPDIFVDSFQVLQLLKNNPTIGKSFHFLVHPVEEETDIGGKYFYQNELFYRDTFFRTGKLCQCKKEGVDCQCRKLQQSLEIRGFSDYPHGLEHLAAQAEFLFLIDNQFIENLSSLGAESTRKMKFCWIEGCSEMESILSGEKVADNQGNSKEIVEVTTGVEHMLEILRVSHAVCLKSICSGNLQGHGLRFIKCLYLEHCPELANCSSSYCLYNLQILQIKFCDKFRTLFEDEQPQPSLPKLHRLCLWALPNLESIACIAESLQTLIVGECPTLESVNLSTLHSKKLEILQISSCDNLREIVAASDLALPGKMLIRGCPSYIL; encoded by the exons atggttcggaatgctcgtcacggccagggccccggttcggatCATGACAGTAACATTCTTCTATTTAGACTATCAACTGATATGTTTTCATTACGAAGTACTTACTCTAGACATAATGATACAGGGTTACAATCTAAGTTGCTGCTGGAAAACATCTTAATGGACTTCTGTTGCTATGAAAATAAATTCCCTTTTAAACGTGGAAGTGCACATTACCGTGAGTTGATCACTTACTGGATAGTGGAAGGCTTTCTCGGTCCTTTTGATTGTTTTGAGAATGCTTATGAGAAGGGACACCGTGTTATTATGGTGCTTTCTCATCATGGCTTCATTGAAAATCAACAGGCAGGATATGTGAAAATGTTAGATTtgagttcttgttgttgttgtagaataGAGGAGACAGTCCGTCTAGGTCTGGCTAATGTTTTTGAAGGTGATCTTGGACGAATCGCACATGCAGATGGGGTAGTAAGAACACTTGGTAAGgctgaaaaagggaaaaaatcatCAACATTGTTGATTGATAGGAACTTCCTCAATCGGGAAGTCCCATTTGATCTCTTTCAATCCATGAGGGAAATAGAAGCGCTTGCTATCTTCAACCCAACGTCCAAACCCGAGCCATTATCCTTGGACATGCAGAATCTTAGGCTTCTTGTGCTTAGAGGTTGTAATTTTTTAGGGGGCATTGAGAATCTCTTGGATCTGAGATCAACTGTTTCTGACAAAACATTCATTCCAGAAACTCTGTTCTTGAAATATCTGGTCCTAGCCCTT TTAACAATCCCCGACAATCTTTTTGAATATATGCCTCAGATTCGAAGTCTCAATTTGTCATCTCTTCAAGTTGCTTCACTGCCCTCATCCCTTTATCAACTCACTGAACTAGTTAGGCTCATTCTGAGAGACTGTTCTAGCCTAAAGGAAATAAGAAGTATAAAAAGCATGACAAAACTTCAGGTTCTCGATCTTTCTGGTTCTACCTCTCTAGGGAAGTTCTTTGACAAGAATTTTGCAACAAATAAGGAGCTTCAAATGCTCAATctttcaaaaaccaaaataaaatggtTTCCTTTGATCAATGGCTTGGGGAAGCTCACGTATCTCTTGTTACGTGATTGTAAATCACTAAGTAGGTTACACATGATTAGTTCAGTAAGCAGCCTGAGAATTCTTGACCTATCAGGTGCCACAAATTTTGTTGAATTTCACGATCAATCCCTAGGAAAACTTGGTTCCCTCGAAGAAACAAATGTTTCACAAATTCAAATCGAGAAGCTTCCTTTAGATATCTGCAACATAGGTCGTCTTTCTTTGAGGGGGTGCTCCAAGTTCAAAGACTTTCCACACCTTAAAAACCCCGATCGCCTTCAATTTCTTGACCTTTCAGCCACAAACCTCATTAGTGTGCCATCCATCTCCAATCTTAGTAATCTTAGAGAGCTGTTTCTTTCGTGCTGCCGCTCCTTGGTGAGATTGGGAGACTTGAGCTCATTAAAAAATTTGCTGGTGCTTGATCTATCAGGTTGTAAGGCTCTAACTAAATTGGCGGATAACTCGTTTGAAAACATGCACTGCCTTCAAAAACTGGACCTCTCTGAGACAAACATTGAGTATCTGCCATCCTTGTCACACTTAACTGACCTCCGTCATCTTTTTCTACAGAAGTGCACTAACCTGAAAATATTTCCATCACTTGATTCCCTAACAAACCTAGAGGAGCTAAATCTTTCTGGTCTCAAGTGCCAAGGAGAAGTTGATGTGGATTTCTTGAAGAATATGGTAACACATTTCCCATCCTTATCAAACCTCGAAAAGCTTAAGCATCTTTCTCTTAGAGGTTGTCAGCACCTTCCGAATCTTGAAGGAGTCACAACGCTTGAAGTTCTGGATCTTTCTGGATCTCCCATTGTAGACTTGCCATCCTTTGAGAATTTCCACAATCTTCGTAGCCTTCTCCTCAGAGATTGCTCAAACATAAAAGATTTCAAGGATCTGGAGATATCTGAAGTCTTGAAGGGGTCAATTGAGAAACTTCCCTATGGTATCTCAAGGTTGACTTGTTTGAATCGCCTTGAGCTACCAAAGATGAAAGATGGAGAAAATGAAGATGAAAACGGAACATGCCACCCAAAAGAGCTTCTTCATTGTCCCTGGAGGATCTCCAGCTGGCCACTCGAAGAAGTTTCCAGCAGTCGTATGCCTGACATATTTGTGGATAGCTTTCAAGTTCTTCAACTCTTGAAGAACAATCCAACTATTGGCAAAAGTTTCCATTTCCTAGTTCATCCCGTTGAGGAAGAGACTGATATTGGAGGTAAGTATTTCTACCAAAATGAACTCTTTTATAGAGATACCTTCTTCCGAACTGGAAAACTTTGTCAGTGTAAGAAGGAGGGGGTAGATTGTCAGTGCAGGAAGCTACAGCAATCTCTGGAGATCCGTGGTTTCAGCGATTATCCCCATGGTCTTGAGCATTTAGCAGCTCAAGCTGAATTCCTTTTCTTGATTGATAACCAATTCATCGAAAATTTATCTAGTTTGGGTGCCGAAAGCACAAGAAAGATGAAATTCTGCTGGATAGAGGGATGCAGTGAAATGGAGAGCATTCTTAGTGGGGAGAAAGTTGCCGATAATCAGGGGAATTCAAAGGAGATTGTTGAGGTTACCACTGGAGTTGAGCATATGTTGGAGATTTTGAGGGTCTCTCATGCTGTTTGTTTGAAGAGCATATGTAGTGGCAACCTGCAAGGCCATGGATTAAGATTTATCAAATGTTTGTATCTGGAACATTGTCCGGAGCTCGCAAATTGTTCTTCATCTTATTGCCTGTACAACCTACAAATTCTACAAATCAAATTCTGCGACAAGTTCAGGACTTTGTTTGAAGATGAGCAACCTCAACCTTCGTTGCCAAAATTGCACAGGTTATGTTTGTGGGCACTACCAAATTTGGAGAGCATTGCATGTATAGCGGAATCATTGCAGACCCTGATTGTTGGAGAATGCCCAACGCTTGAAAGTGTTAATTTGTCTACTTTACATTCAAAAAAACTTGAGATCCTTCAAATCTCTTCCTGTGATAACTTAAGGGAAATTGTTGCTGCATCTGACTTGGCACTGCCAGGAAAGATGCTCATTAGAGGATGCCCAAGTTACATTCTGTGA
- the LOC107843879 gene encoding disease resistance RPP13-like protein 4 produces the protein MATAIPHVSSDITHSTEIQRDEEEQANSAFQQPKNEPVHLHRANSLPQKPKNEPVHLHRANSAPPQPKNEPVPRIGNEENITDLEVKAKKLYKLMDDDLQFIEEACKNLERYKAEVERQQKRAKDSLKSQAISKVEKVVMRLKTEIPSKVKVRYSVPADRDEKKKENLPNHEKNEHLAGVHSFYKKDLFKNNAIFKEFEETFHLLDLQHKQCLLCFALFPQDATIKKRLLMYWWIGEGFIRSDENAESDAEKVLKELTSKNIIQPVYDKCPFKKKAHSYKLQPLAHTAVTMLAEREKFIDFDEQGNPVREHSSSLRSCLVPRKDNKLENEAESSHGKNYNSNSRTTSTSSSRSGKSKPMAHVVFNLNDAFLQLKREWFTEMKHVNILYLGRWESTSEKHIEVEEPKDLEGLANLKYVKFLSLQGISGITGIPESISKLWNLSVLDLRACHSLEVIPQGIGSLHNLTHLDLLECYLLSGMPKGLRELTNLVVLKGFEVQASKEKSLSCTLEDLLAMTKLRKLSIHAEIKDFPRCSDLDVLAKFKQLRILTIEWGGNLFRNPDSGTVSTVPKPGMRGITRTMTRTFTQRKVDEDVSPPSGIPLKLEKLDLKCYPRRSASTWLKPENLKELNRLYIRGGELRDLGQFDFEKVPTPWNNVKTLRLKYLTEMEMDWTEFRELFPEVKYLEKVKCPKLTIIFGVNAAVKPVQVKGDRSKSVVFDGRRLAKELDELLGHGIDKWELISKVWVEMLSHAAINCKANNHCKQLSKEDSLSLLSGC, from the exons ATGGCAACTGCAATCCCCCATGTTTCCTCTGATATAACCCACTCCACTGAAATACAACGCGATGAGGAAGAACAAGCAAATTCCGCATTCCAACAGCCTAAGAACGAGCCCGTACATCTCCACCGAGCAAATTCCTTACCCCAAAAGCCTAAGAACGAGCCCGTACATCTCCACCGAGCAAATTCCGCACCCCCACAGCCTAAGAACGAGCCCGTCCCTCGCATTGGAAACGAAGAAAACATAACTGACCTTGAAGTGAAAGCAAAGAAGCTGTATAAATTGATGGACGATGATCTTCAATTCATCGAAGAGGCCTGCAAGAATCTCGAAAGATACAAGGCTGAGGTCGAGAGACAACAGAAGCGTGCGAAGGACAGCCTTAAATCACAAGCCATTTCCAAGGTCGAGAAGGTTGTTATGAGGTTGAAAACGGAGATCCCCTCAAAGGTGAAAGTTAGGTACTCGGTGCCAGCTGATagagatgaaaagaagaaagagaatctCCCCAACCACGAGAAGAACGAGCATCTAGCTGGAGTTCATTCTTTCTATAAGAAGGATCTGTTTAAGAACAATGCGATATTCAAAGAATTCGAGGAAACTTTCCATCTCCTCGATCTTCAACACAAACAATGCCTGCTTTGTTTTGCTCTGTTCCCGCAGGATGCAACAATCAAGAAGCGGCTCCTGATGTACTGGTGGATCGGTGAGGGATTCATTCGATCTGATGAAAATGCGGAGTCTGATGCGGAGAAGGTCTTGAAGGAACTCACCTCGAAAAACATCATTCAGCCAGTTTACGACAAGTGTCCTTTTAAGAAAAAAGCTCATAGCTACAAGCTGCAACCTTTGGCTCATACTGCAGTAACCATGCTAGCTGAGAGGGAAAAGTTCATTGATTTTGATGAACAAGGCAACCCCGTGCGAGAGCATTCTAGTTCTCTAAGATCTTGTCTGGTTCCTCGGAAAGACAACAAGTTGGAGAATGAGGCGGAGTCCTCCCATGGCAAGAATTATAATTCCAATTCGCGAACAACCTCAACCTCGTCCTCAAGATCAGGCAAGTCTAAACCCATGGCTCATGTGGTGTTCAATTTGAATGATGCCTTTCTACAGCTTAAGCGCGAATGGTTTACCGAGATGAAGCATGTGAACATTCTTTACTTGGGAAGATGGGAGAGCACAAGCGAGAAGCATATTGAGGTGGAGGAACCTAAAGATTTAGAAGGCCTGGCTAACTTAAAGTACGTAAAATTCCTGAGCTTGCAAGGAATTTCAGGGATAACAGGGATCCCCGAGTCTATTTCAAAGCTGTGGAACCTTAGTGTCCTAGATCTCAGAGCTTGCCACAGTCTTGAGGTGATCCCACAGGGCATTGGTTCACTTCATAATTTGACACACTTGGACTTATTGGAGTGTTACTTGCTCAGTGGCATGCCAAAAGGTCTCAGGGAACTAACAAATCTTGTGGTGCTCAAGGGATTTGAAGTTCAAGcttcaaaagaaaaatcactCTCATGCACTCTGGAGGATTTGTTGGCCATGACAAAGTTACGTAAATTAAGTATTCATGCAGAAATCAAGGATTTTCCAAGATGCAGTGACTTGGACGTGCTGGCGAAATTCAAACAACTCCGCATCCTTACTATAGAATGGGGAGGAAATTTGTTTCGGAATCCAGACTCCGGTACTGTGTCCACCGTTCCAAAACCTGGCATGCGGGGAATCACAAGAACAATGACTCGTACTTTTACCCAGAGAAAGGTGGATGAGGATGTCTCACCGCCAAGTGGTATTCCGTTAAAATTGGAGAAGTTGGACCTTAAATGTTATCCTAGGCGAAGTGCTTCGACCTGGCTAAAACCTGAGAATTTGAAGGAGCTCAATAGACTGTACATCAGAGGAGGGGAACTTCGCGATTTGGGTCAATTCGACTTTGAAAAGGTTCCAACACCTTGGAATAACGTGAAAACACTGCGTCTCAAGTACTTGACAGAAATGGAGATGGACTGGACGGAATTTCGAGAATTGTTCCCTGAGGTGAAATATCTGGAGAAAGTGAAATGTCCAAAGCTCACTAT CATCTTTGGAGTGAATGCGGCGGTCAAGCCAGTGCAAGTGAAGGGAGATAGAAGTAAATCGGTCGTGTTTGATGGACGTCGTCTAGCCAAAGAGCTGGACGAGCTGCTTGGTCATGGCATCGATAAATGGGAGCTAATAAGCAAAGTATGGGTTGAAATGCTGTCCCATGCTGCTATTAACTGCAAAGCCAATAACCATTGCAAACAGCTTAGCAAGGAGGACAGCTTGTCACTCTTGTCTGGTTGTTGA